The proteins below are encoded in one region of Micromonospora yangpuensis:
- a CDS encoding MurR/RpiR family transcriptional regulator: MNDGAVSATTERVLGLFEGVRLTPTQRRIAHCLVQHAPSVGYLSAAEVAELAGVSQPSVTRFATALGHDGYPALRRRLRELTAGPTGRPGGTGNQLQQAVRAEIGNLDRLAGQLADPDRIAEAGRLLAASRPLPVLGLRAAAPLAAYFAYFAAKVHPDVRVLDTGGSLLTDRLERAADAGANALLALVLPRYPRETFEALREARSAGLTIVAVTDSPVSPATDHADLVLPAGVGTGLVFDLHTAPMTLAMVLLQALCDAAPAETQRRLEAFEVSAARRQLFVS, translated from the coding sequence ATGAATGACGGAGCCGTCAGCGCGACCACCGAGCGGGTCCTCGGCCTGTTCGAGGGGGTCCGGCTCACCCCCACCCAGCGGCGCATCGCGCACTGCCTGGTCCAGCACGCCCCGTCGGTCGGCTACCTGTCGGCCGCCGAGGTCGCCGAGCTGGCCGGGGTCAGCCAGCCCTCGGTGACCCGGTTCGCCACCGCCCTCGGCCACGACGGGTACCCGGCGCTGCGTCGCCGGTTGCGCGAGCTGACCGCCGGGCCGACCGGCCGGCCCGGCGGGACCGGCAACCAACTGCAACAGGCGGTACGCGCCGAGATCGGCAACCTGGACCGGCTCGCCGGCCAACTCGCCGACCCCGACCGGATCGCCGAGGCCGGTCGGCTGCTCGCCGCCAGCCGACCGCTGCCGGTGCTGGGCCTGCGGGCCGCCGCGCCGCTGGCGGCGTACTTCGCCTACTTCGCCGCCAAGGTGCACCCGGACGTGCGGGTGCTCGACACCGGCGGCAGCCTGCTCACCGACCGGCTGGAACGGGCCGCCGACGCCGGGGCGAACGCCCTGCTGGCGCTGGTCCTGCCGCGATACCCCAGGGAGACCTTCGAGGCGCTGCGCGAGGCCCGGTCGGCCGGCCTGACCATTGTGGCGGTCACCGACTCCCCGGTCAGCCCCGCCACCGACCACGCCGACCTGGTGCTGCCCGCCGGGGTCGGCACCGGACTCGTCTTCGACCTGCACACCGCCCCGATGACCCTGGCCATGGTGCTGCTCCAGGCGCTCTGCGACGCCGCACCGGCCGAGACCCAACGCCGGCTGGAGGCGTTCGAGGTCTCCGCCGCCCGCCGCCAGTTGTTCGTCAGCTGA
- a CDS encoding glycosyltransferase translates to MPAVDTTVVECSGVGDGGITRVLTEIVRHWPGPHRLRVVAAPPGWSAPATGPGVTVEVLSHQGGGRARTIAAATAGLRAVTGRADGTTRVLSLSPSLAVRGSRLPVTTVLHDLAFRLWPHGLSAPVRQYRRVSYATAIGRSARLLCVSARTRHDLFGLYGVPADRTALWQPGSSLDPPTGGLPAPLAAADRPYLVVAGHAAHKGVEIAVEALPELPGYLLAVLTGGQRFPHHTAARSAAADRVVLLDRLTDDGYAATLAGAAALLMPSHFEGYGLPAVEALRLGTPVVVSPDPALHEATGGRAARMLTWTPQALVAAVAEATSRPVPTVVAGRTGPLAPAVVEPTGRPAPVVGPVGRSWAEATAHLVELLADAAPATPDGR, encoded by the coding sequence ATGCCTGCCGTTGACACCACCGTCGTCGAGTGCAGCGGCGTCGGCGACGGCGGGATCACCCGGGTCCTCACCGAGATCGTCCGGCACTGGCCCGGCCCGCACCGGCTGCGGGTGGTGGCCGCGCCGCCGGGCTGGTCGGCCCCGGCGACCGGGCCGGGCGTCACGGTGGAGGTGCTCAGCCACCAGGGCGGCGGCCGGGCCCGGACGATCGCGGCGGCCACGGCCGGCCTGCGCGCGGTCACCGGCCGGGCCGACGGGACGACCCGGGTGCTGTCGTTGAGCCCGTCGCTGGCGGTCCGGGGCAGCCGGCTGCCGGTCACCACCGTCCTGCACGACCTGGCGTTCCGGCTCTGGCCGCACGGCCTCTCCGCCCCGGTCCGGCAGTACCGGCGGGTCAGCTACGCCACCGCGATCGGCCGCTCCGCCCGCCTGCTCTGCGTCAGCGCCCGTACCCGGCACGACCTCTTCGGACTGTACGGCGTGCCGGCCGACCGGACGGCCCTCTGGCAGCCCGGCAGCAGCCTCGACCCGCCCACCGGCGGGTTGCCCGCCCCGCTGGCCGCCGCCGACCGGCCGTACCTGGTGGTGGCCGGGCACGCCGCGCACAAGGGCGTGGAGATCGCCGTCGAGGCCCTGCCCGAGCTGCCCGGGTACCTGCTCGCGGTGCTCACCGGCGGGCAGCGGTTCCCGCACCACACCGCCGCCCGGTCCGCCGCCGCCGACCGGGTGGTGCTGCTGGACCGGCTCACCGACGACGGGTACGCCGCCACCCTCGCCGGGGCCGCCGCGCTGCTCATGCCGAGCCACTTTGAGGGGTACGGCCTGCCGGCGGTCGAGGCGCTGCGGCTCGGTACCCCGGTGGTCGTCTCCCCGGACCCGGCGCTGCACGAGGCGACCGGCGGCCGGGCGGCCCGGATGCTCACCTGGACGCCGCAGGCGCTGGTGGCGGCGGTGGCCGAGGCGACCAGCCGGCCCGTGCCCACGGTGGTGGCCGGGAGGACCGGCCCGCTCGCGCCAGCGGTGGTCGAGCCCACCGGCCGGCCCGCGCCGGTGGTCGGACCGGTCGGGCGGAGCTGGGCCGAGGCCACCGCGCACCTGGTCGAGCTGCTCGCCGACGCCGCACCGGCGACCCCGGACGGGAGGTGA
- a CDS encoding glycosyltransferase: MTSTDRATPASSAEPAGASASAERAGGSPANSGTPLLAGRPVALVHEWFSAAGGSENVFLALGDLLPHADRYVLWAEPEVPRERLRLRESWLARTPLRRSKALALPFLPFAWHLGRPGGYEVVLSSSHAFGHTARFGPPEQTRHLSYVHSPARYLWSPDFDGRGAGRLLGGPRRVLRAADVRFSRHVHAYAANSVEVRDRIRRYWRRDAVVVHPPVDVDFFAAAPPAQRDQPRDHLLGVGRWIPYKNFDLMIAIAAEAGLPLVLAGGGPEEARLRRLAATVDVPVTFESRPDRARLRELYWGARALLFPAHEDFGIIPVEAQACGTPVVGLRAGGLLETVVDGETGFLVDSREPARHAAAVRRVGDLSADRVRRHATAFGADRFASRMAGWVADACR, from the coding sequence ATGACGTCGACCGACCGCGCCACCCCCGCGTCGTCCGCCGAGCCTGCCGGTGCTTCCGCTTCCGCCGAGCGTGCCGGCGGGTCGCCGGCCAACAGCGGCACCCCGCTGCTGGCCGGGCGGCCGGTGGCCCTGGTGCACGAGTGGTTCAGCGCCGCCGGGGGCTCGGAGAACGTCTTCCTCGCCCTCGGTGACCTGCTGCCGCACGCCGACCGGTACGTGCTCTGGGCCGAGCCGGAGGTGCCCCGGGAGCGGCTGCGGCTGCGCGAGTCCTGGTTGGCCCGTACGCCGCTGCGGCGCAGCAAGGCGCTGGCGTTGCCGTTCCTGCCGTTCGCCTGGCATCTCGGCCGGCCCGGCGGCTACGAGGTGGTGCTCTCGTCCAGTCACGCCTTCGGGCACACGGCCCGCTTCGGCCCGCCCGAGCAGACCCGGCACCTCAGCTACGTGCACTCGCCCGCCCGGTACCTGTGGAGCCCCGACTTCGACGGACGGGGCGCGGGCCGGCTGCTCGGCGGGCCCCGGCGGGTGCTGCGGGCGGCGGATGTCCGGTTCAGCCGGCACGTGCACGCCTACGCGGCGAACTCGGTGGAGGTGCGTGACCGGATCCGCCGGTACTGGCGGCGGGACGCGGTGGTCGTCCACCCGCCGGTCGACGTGGACTTCTTCGCCGCCGCGCCGCCGGCGCAGCGCGACCAGCCCCGGGATCACCTGCTCGGGGTGGGTCGGTGGATCCCGTACAAGAACTTCGACCTGATGATCGCGATCGCCGCCGAGGCGGGCCTGCCGCTGGTGCTCGCCGGGGGCGGCCCGGAGGAGGCCCGGTTGCGTCGGCTGGCGGCCACGGTGGACGTACCGGTGACGTTCGAGTCGCGGCCGGACCGGGCGCGGCTGCGGGAGCTGTACTGGGGTGCCCGCGCGTTGCTCTTCCCCGCCCACGAGGATTTCGGCATCATCCCGGTCGAGGCGCAGGCCTGCGGCACGCCGGTGGTCGGGCTGCGCGCCGGGGGCCTGCTGGAGACCGTGGTCGACGGCGAGACGGGTTTCCTGGTGGACTCCCGGGAGCCGGCCCGGCACGCCGCTGCGGTGCGCCGCGTCGGTGACCTCTCCGCCGACCGGGTACGCCGGCACGCCACCGCCTTCGGTGCGGACCGGTTCGCTTCCCGGATGGCCGGCTGGGTGGCCGATGCCTGCCGTTGA